GCCTCGTGTATCATGGCGCGACATGAAGCTCGGATTCTCGCTGCCGACCGCGGGCGCGTGGGCCACTCCGGAGAACCAGATCCGCATCGCACGCGAGGCGGAAGCCCTCGGCTATCACTCGCTGTGGGTCTTCCAGCGCCTGCTCTACGCGCTCGAGCCGAAAAACGAATACCCGCCGGTGCCCGGCAAGACGTGGCCCAAGCCGTTCGAGCGTGTGTTCGATCCCATCGTCACGCTGGCCTACGTGGCCGCGGCCACCCGGCGCATCCGGCTCGGCACCAGCGTGCTGATCATGCCGTTCTACCAGCCGGTGGTCCTCGCCAAGCAGCTGGCCACGCTGGACGTGCTCTCGGGCGGGCGGCTCGACGTCGGGCTCGGCCTCGGCTGGTCCGAGGACGAGTACGAGGCGGTGGGCGTGCCCTACAAGCACCGCGGGCGGCGCGGCGACGAGTTCCTCCGCTGCCTCGACCTGATCTGGACGCAGGACGTCGTCGAGTTCCGCGGCGAGTTCTACCAGCTGCCGCGGTGCCGCGTGGAGCCGAAGCCCGTGCAGAAGCCGCGGCCCCCGATCACCATCGGCGGCTACGGCAGCACCGTGGTCAAGCGCGCGGTCGAGCTGGGTGACGGCTTCAACGGCGGCAACGTGCCGATGGCCAGCGTGGCGCCGCTGGTGCGCGAGGTCCGCGAGGCCGCGGCCGCGCGGGGCCGGGATCCCGACACCCTGCACATCGTCTGTCGCGGCAGCTATCGCGTCCACGATCGCCCCCAGGGCAAGGACCGGCGACCGCTCTGGGGCACGCTCGACGAGATCCGCGAGGACATCGGCCGCTACGCCGACGCCGGGCTCACCGAGCTGTTCCTCGAGGGCAACTTCGTGCCGGGCGGCAGCTCGCTCGAGCAGGGGCTCGAGGTGATGGCGCGCCTGGCCCCGGGACGCTAGCCCCCCGAACCGCCAGGAGCCCGGATCCGGGCTCCTACGTACCCTCAGCTGGACGGCTTCAAGAATTGTAGGGCTCTCTCGAAACCCCTCCTGCTTGAGGGTGCAATCCGGCCGAATCTCGATGGTTCCAGTGGTCCATTGCCACCCATGGCCAGCTGTTTTACCTCTTTAGCTTTCCATAGTTACAGCTAGACCTCCCTCGCCAGGATCGCCCGTCCTCCCCCACTGGCACCCTCGTTGCCCTATGAGGGGCCGTGAGCAGCAGGGGCCGCGAGCAGCGGCCGGAATACTTAAAAATTTTGGGGAGGAACTGGACATGAACCGCACGGCTCGCATCGCCCTGGTGTTCGGCGGAGTGGTACTCGGAATGGCTGCGCCGGCCTTCGCTCAGACCGCGACGGCCAACCTCAACATCAGCGCTACCGTGAACAAGACCTGCACCATCACCACCACACCGGTGGCCTTCGGCATCTACGACCCCGTCGTGACCAACGCGAGCACGCCGCTCGACGCCACCGGCACGGTGGTCGTGACCTGCACGAAGGGCGCGGGCACCCGCATCGACCTCGGCAACGGCGGCAACTTCCTGACCGGCGCCCGGCGCATGGCGGGCGGCAGCGACTTCCTGACCTACGAGCTCTACACGGACACCGGGCGCACGACGGTCTGGGGTTCGGGCACGACCA
The genomic region above belongs to Candidatus Methylomirabilota bacterium and contains:
- a CDS encoding LLM class F420-dependent oxidoreductase, producing MKLGFSLPTAGAWATPENQIRIAREAEALGYHSLWVFQRLLYALEPKNEYPPVPGKTWPKPFERVFDPIVTLAYVAAATRRIRLGTSVLIMPFYQPVVLAKQLATLDVLSGGRLDVGLGLGWSEDEYEAVGVPYKHRGRRGDEFLRCLDLIWTQDVVEFRGEFYQLPRCRVEPKPVQKPRPPITIGGYGSTVVKRAVELGDGFNGGNVPMASVAPLVREVREAAAARGRDPDTLHIVCRGSYRVHDRPQGKDRRPLWGTLDEIREDIGRYADAGLTELFLEGNFVPGGSSLEQGLEVMARLAPGR
- a CDS encoding spore coat U domain-containing protein, which gives rise to MNRTARIALVFGGVVLGMAAPAFAQTATANLNISATVNKTCTITTTPVAFGIYDPVVTNASTPLDATGTVVVTCTKGAGTRIDLGNGGNFLTGARRMAGGSDFLTYELYTDTGRTTVWGSGTTNGNTIGAAPSKAARTVTVYGRVAAGQDVSAASYTDTVVATINF